In Mastigocladopsis repens PCC 10914, a single window of DNA contains:
- a CDS encoding Crp/Fnr family transcriptional regulator: MEDRYSVQALTNPLKHLAPFFQGLPENLVEQALTHLVTRTHPANQVILLENDWGGSVYFLIEGWVKIRTYNLEGKEVTLNILGKGELFGEMAALDEVPRSTDVITLTSTVIGSMPAQDFLKLLQADPIAGVRLAQLMAQRLRQVNRRLRLRESDSQSRVADTLLFLAEGQGKKGEEGTEIPNLPHRELSSLSGLARETVTRVLTKLEKKGLIKREHDVICIPDISALEKMIV, encoded by the coding sequence ATGGAAGACCGGTATAGCGTGCAAGCACTTACCAATCCTCTAAAGCACTTGGCACCCTTTTTTCAAGGGTTACCAGAAAACCTTGTAGAACAAGCTCTTACCCATTTGGTCACCCGTACTCACCCAGCGAATCAAGTGATTCTGTTGGAAAATGACTGGGGTGGTTCCGTATATTTTCTCATTGAAGGATGGGTAAAAATACGGACTTACAACTTGGAAGGCAAAGAGGTAACGCTGAATATTCTCGGCAAGGGAGAATTGTTTGGTGAAATGGCAGCTCTTGATGAAGTGCCTCGATCCACCGATGTTATTACACTGACTTCCACTGTGATTGGTAGTATGCCAGCACAGGATTTTCTTAAGTTACTTCAAGCAGACCCAATAGCGGGAGTCCGATTGGCGCAACTGATGGCGCAACGCCTACGCCAAGTCAATCGGCGATTGCGCTTAAGGGAATCGGATAGTCAGTCGCGGGTGGCAGACACGTTATTGTTTTTAGCAGAGGGACAGGGAAAGAAAGGGGAAGAGGGAACCGAAATTCCTAATTTACCTCACCGGGAATTGAGTAGTTTGAGTGGACTGGCACGGGAAACAGTCACACGAGTATTGACAAAGCTGGAGAAAAAAGGCTTGATTAAACGGGAACACGACGTGATTTGTATTCCCGATATCTCAGCCTTAGAAAAAATGATAGTTTAA
- a CDS encoding DUF2232 domain-containing protein — protein MVRQTKDFNKTPAKLEAPLRIVETAFLASTASLIWFINFYFPLGPLLRIFFPVPIALVYLRWGKRAAWMAAVTSGLLLSVLMGPVRSLLFVMPFAFMGVLLGATWNRRVPWIVSITLGTLLGVIGVFFRLWLMSILTNEDLWIYIVNQVTDFVEWLFLRLGILASPSVFLIQIGAIALILVNNFIYLFTVHIAAWLLLDRLGNPIPRPPRWVQVIMDYEE, from the coding sequence ATGGTTAGGCAAACAAAAGACTTTAACAAGACCCCAGCAAAGCTGGAAGCGCCGTTGAGAATAGTGGAAACGGCGTTTTTAGCTAGCACTGCTAGTTTGATTTGGTTTATTAATTTTTACTTTCCTTTAGGACCTCTGTTACGGATATTCTTCCCCGTGCCGATCGCCCTAGTATACCTCCGTTGGGGTAAACGAGCGGCATGGATGGCAGCTGTAACATCCGGGTTGCTGCTTTCGGTGCTCATGGGACCAGTCCGCAGTCTACTGTTTGTTATGCCCTTTGCCTTCATGGGCGTACTTTTGGGAGCAACATGGAACCGCCGTGTGCCTTGGATTGTTTCCATCACCTTGGGGACGTTATTGGGCGTCATAGGAGTCTTTTTTCGTTTGTGGTTGATGTCCATATTGACTAATGAAGACCTTTGGATTTATATAGTTAACCAGGTGACGGATTTTGTAGAGTGGCTATTCCTTAGACTAGGAATTTTGGCAAGTCCCAGCGTGTTTTTAATTCAAATAGGGGCGATCGCCTTAATTTTGGTTAACAACTTTATCTACCTATTTACGGTACATATAGCAGCATGGCTGCTGTTGGATCGCCTGGGCAACCCCATCCCCCGCCCCCCACGCTGGGTGCAAGTCATCATGGATTATGAAGAATAG